From the Sphingomonas suaedae genome, one window contains:
- a CDS encoding TonB-dependent receptor, with protein MKHIRTTVASIAVASVLTAVPAFAQTAPTEQEAEAPAASAVQEVVVTAQKGGAQALQEVPLAIQAFDGEELKERNISTIGDLVSSVPGAFEGFRQSNGSRFYNLRGSVTQNGDSPIGYYLDDAPFIVTNFGIAPPVRFIDIDRVEVLRGPQGTLYGQGSSGGVFIFRTRDPDLNDFDYAFEAEASQTRGADGLNYGAAAALSVPIIKDMLAVRVSGGFSRDAGWADAYYGAFDGTPDETGVNAAKNDDIRVVALFRPAENVNIRAQYWNFRPRQDFTGFTASVKPPYFENTAGQDGFSNGDFTLYSLTGTVDFSAFSITSATSYLEGQFGINIPLSPAGSFSSQFLPKMFAQEVRVNSNGSGPFKWVIGGSYQDGSGPQENALTLPGLVIDADNDTLTENYAVFGEVSYELFDGKLVPLVGLRQYHDDRAFADSTGKVPTKEDVTTWRLNLSYLPTDDLTMFISAATGFRPGIVQSRVQVQSVEMAGVPTSVALEPESTKNYEFGVKWRTADRALSVGLNLYQLEYTNLQTSVTGGIQDVNGFANFGDATTKGIDIELHWRTPLKGFNLGFVGNFNDSKYDRINPVVAAAQPLLKPGSRLTNTLSNNFRIDAGYNRDISNDANIFGNLSLSHSGDRLQNNGITAPSYNVMALTLGVRYGDYELALIGNNLTDERGPTFVGTNGPLSGSGPTPRTIGLRFRVTP; from the coding sequence ATGAAGCATATTCGCACGACCGTTGCGTCCATCGCGGTCGCGAGCGTCCTGACAGCGGTCCCGGCATTCGCCCAGACCGCACCGACCGAGCAGGAGGCCGAGGCGCCAGCCGCATCAGCTGTTCAGGAAGTCGTCGTGACCGCGCAAAAGGGTGGCGCGCAGGCGCTCCAGGAAGTGCCGCTTGCGATCCAGGCGTTCGACGGCGAGGAGCTGAAAGAGCGCAACATCTCGACCATCGGCGATCTCGTGTCGAGCGTGCCCGGCGCCTTCGAGGGCTTTCGCCAGTCCAACGGTTCGCGCTTCTACAATCTGCGCGGCAGCGTGACGCAGAATGGCGACTCGCCGATCGGCTATTATCTCGACGACGCACCCTTCATCGTCACCAATTTCGGCATCGCGCCACCGGTTCGCTTCATCGACATCGACCGGGTGGAGGTGCTGCGCGGCCCACAGGGCACGCTCTATGGCCAGGGCTCCTCGGGAGGCGTCTTCATCTTCCGCACCCGCGACCCCGATCTCAACGATTTCGACTATGCGTTCGAGGCAGAGGCATCGCAGACCCGCGGCGCCGATGGATTGAACTATGGCGCCGCCGCCGCACTTTCGGTCCCGATTATCAAGGATATGCTGGCGGTGCGCGTCAGCGGCGGCTTCTCTCGCGATGCGGGCTGGGCCGATGCCTATTATGGCGCGTTCGACGGCACGCCCGACGAGACCGGCGTCAACGCCGCCAAGAATGACGATATCCGCGTCGTCGCGCTGTTCCGTCCCGCCGAAAACGTCAATATCCGCGCGCAATATTGGAATTTCCGCCCGCGTCAGGACTTCACCGGCTTCACCGCATCGGTCAAACCGCCCTATTTCGAGAACACCGCCGGGCAGGACGGCTTTTCGAACGGCGACTTCACCCTCTACAGCCTGACCGGAACCGTCGATTTCAGCGCGTTCAGCATCACCAGCGCGACGAGCTATCTGGAAGGGCAGTTCGGGATCAACATCCCGCTCTCGCCCGCAGGCTCCTTCTCCAGCCAGTTCCTGCCCAAGATGTTCGCGCAGGAAGTGCGCGTAAACTCGAACGGCAGCGGCCCGTTCAAATGGGTGATCGGCGGTTCCTATCAGGACGGATCGGGTCCGCAGGAAAATGCGCTGACCCTGCCCGGGCTGGTCATCGATGCCGACAATGACACGCTGACCGAAAATTACGCCGTCTTCGGCGAGGTCAGCTATGAGCTGTTCGACGGCAAGCTGGTCCCGCTCGTCGGCCTGCGCCAATATCATGACGATCGCGCCTTCGCCGACAGCACCGGCAAGGTTCCGACCAAGGAGGACGTCACCACCTGGCGCCTCAACCTGTCCTATCTGCCGACCGACGATCTGACGATGTTCATCTCGGCCGCGACCGGCTTCCGCCCCGGCATCGTCCAGTCGCGGGTGCAGGTTCAGTCGGTGGAGATGGCAGGCGTTCCGACCAGCGTCGCGCTGGAGCCCGAATCCACGAAAAACTACGAATTCGGCGTGAAATGGCGCACGGCGGATCGCGCATTGTCGGTTGGTCTCAACCTCTATCAGCTCGAATATACCAACCTGCAGACCTCGGTCACCGGCGGCATTCAGGACGTCAACGGCTTCGCCAATTTCGGGGATGCGACGACCAAGGGCATCGATATCGAGCTGCACTGGCGCACCCCGCTCAAGGGATTCAACCTTGGCTTTGTCGGCAATTTCAACGACAGCAAATACGACCGGATCAATCCCGTCGTGGCGGCCGCCCAGCCGCTGCTGAAACCGGGATCACGGCTGACCAACACCCTGTCGAACAATTTCCGCATCGACGCGGGCTACAACCGCGACATCTCGAACGACGCCAATATCTTCGGCAATCTCTCGCTCAGCCATAGCGGCGACCGGTTGCAGAACAACGGCATCACCGCGCCGTCCTACAACGTCATGGCCCTGACCCTGGGCGTGCGGTACGGCGATTATGAGCTTGCGCTGATCGGCAACAACCTGACCGACGAGCGCGGGCCGACCTTTGTCGGCACCAACGGCCCATTGTCGGGATCGGGGCCGACGCCGCGTACGATCGGCCTGCGTTTCCGGGTTACGCCCTGA